The genomic region TCTGTTCAATTTCGGCAATACTAACTACTTCAAAATCGTTGCTCACTGCATTACTTACGAGATAGGCTCCCCCTTGATTGCTTGAGGGATCATAGATCGCTTTATAAAGTTTGGAGGGTACTAAAACTCTTCCACCAATCTTTTTCACTTGTGAACCGCTAAAAATCGGTCCTGTGATAACGTATAGTTCACCTTTTTGGTTGGTTAGATGACGTGTTGCACCCTCTATCGCCGACCATATGCCACGGTTATTTTCAGAGTTTTGCGGAACCATGTTGGCGAGGGTAAAACATTCATGCTGTGCTTGTTTATTTCCCATATCGGCAGCGGGTGCTAAGTGTCCGCGATCATATCCCGATCGGGCATAATCGATGAGCTCTGCGCGATCATCGGCATTCAACTGATCATCAGGATGAAAATCGTTGCTACGTTTGCTTTTATGACGCAGTCCCTCTTTTGTGAGATGTTCGGCACTCCATAGTGGTGTACGAGAAATTCCTGAGTGCATTAGTGCAAAGCTACTGTAGCATAGCTCTTGGGTTTTAGGTTGCAGTTTCGTATTGAGAATCTCGGGTGCTTCGTTACCGTAATAGAGTCCGTCACATTGTGTCGGGGCAGAAAATAAGAGGGACGAGAGGAGAATAGGGCTAATTAAAGTGAGAAATAATTTCATGGATGAATTTTACCGAATTTTTCGATAGCATCGTACATTTAACTGTTCATCTTTATGGGTAACTGCCATATTTTTTTGACGGCTTGTACCGCCTGAATAGTCAAAAGATATTTGCCACCCTTGATTAGCATCATTTTCAGATGAAGTCCAATAGGGGGTATTTGAAATATTTTTTAAACCCGTTTGTCCAAAGAAGAGGGCAAATAGAAGTTCTTTATCCGGTAAATTCCAATCATTGTAGCCGTTTAAAGTGAGTTCTTTACAATAATTTATTGCATTATTATAATTTTTTTTGATACTTATTGTATCGTTGTTATCTTGCCACATGATTGTAGGCTGGGGTGAGTCTTTTGCAATATAGAGACCTGTGATGTCATCTATTTTGGCTGCTTCAACTTTATTAGGTGTTAATTGAGGATATATCCATTTTTCAAGCAAAGGAAGTCTCTCTTTTGCTTGGTTGTTTTCGTAAAATATTTTAGCCTCATCGGTGATACTATAGGATAGCCAGATATCGGATAAATCACTTTTTGCAAGATGAGTAAAGGTATTGTAATCATTATTATGGATACTTTTTAATACCATGACTTGTAATAAACGGATAATTTCAACGTACTCTTTTTCAAGAGAACGTAAAGATTTGAGGTATGCATCTTTTTCTTCCAAAGTAATAGTTTCTTTGGCTTCCATATATAAACCTTGTTGGAGTACCGATTCGCTTTTACTAGTATAAAGAGTGATTTTTGGTTCTAGTGTTTTATCCTCTGCAAAAGTTTCAAATTTAGAGTTTGCATCATAAAGCTTATCTCCTAAAAGAGAATAAAGAGTAGGGGTGCTTTGGGCAAAAAGAGATGTTGCGATGATAGAGAATAAGAAATATTTGAAATTCATATTAAACCCTTTTGTGATGTTATGAGAATTGACATATTAGGGAATTAATTTTAGCAGAAATATAGTTTTAAAATCTATTCCTCCATTAACCGTCTAAAAAATCTTCCCATTTTAAAGGATTCCAATGTGAAAAAGCGAGAGAGATATTAGATGGTTGCGGAGGAATCGGCATAGCCGGTGGGATTGAAGGAATCGGTGGAGTAGGGGTGATCT from Sulfuricurvum sp. harbors:
- a CDS encoding DUF1566 domain-containing protein, which codes for MNFKYFLFSIIATSLFAQSTPTLYSLLGDKLYDANSKFETFAEDKTLEPKITLYTSKSESVLQQGLYMEAKETITLEEKDAYLKSLRSLEKEYVEIIRLLQVMVLKSIHNNDYNTFTHLAKSDLSDIWLSYSITDEAKIFYENNQAKERLPLLEKWIYPQLTPNKVEAAKIDDITGLYIAKDSPQPTIMWQDNNDTISIKKNYNNAINYCKELTLNGYNDWNLPDKELLFALFFGQTGLKNISNTPYWTSSENDANQGWQISFDYSGGTSRQKNMAVTHKDEQLNVRCYRKIR
- a CDS encoding DNA/RNA non-specific endonuclease gives rise to the protein MKLFLTLISPILLSSLLFSAPTQCDGLYYGNEAPEILNTKLQPKTQELCYSSFALMHSGISRTPLWSAEHLTKEGLRHKSKRSNDFHPDDQLNADDRAELIDYARSGYDRGHLAPAADMGNKQAQHECFTLANMVPQNSENNRGIWSAIEGATRHLTNQKGELYVITGPIFSGSQVKKIGGRVLVPSKLYKAIYDPSSNQGGAYLVSNAVSNDFEVVSIAEIEQMSGIKLFPKMSQSAKKSAMDLPDPQDRNGGSYNNLSNKDIIYLIEKLLKWIF